The Fusobacterium pseudoperiodonticum DNA window ATTTCTAGAGTAGTTAATAATAGAAGCATTAGCTATTTGAGTATTAGGAACAAAAATCAAAGGACCATTTGCTTGCTTTATAACTGTATATAGAATATGTATGCTTTCTACAGTTCCTTCTATATTTTTATCTAAACTTGAAACAAAATCCCCCTTAGAAACTTGTTTAAAGAATAAAATTAAAATACCGCTAGCAAGATTGGCTAAACTTCCCTGCAAAGCTAAACCTACTGCAACTCCAGCAGTACCTAAAATTGTTACAAGAGATGTAGCTTTTATTCCTATAATTCCTATTAATAAAAAAACTTCTATAACATACATAATTGCATTTACTAAAGATTTTAAAAATGATAAAAGTAAAGGGTCATCATTTTTTAATGTTCTAGATTTATCTAAAAGTCTCAATATAAATTTTGTTATCTTAGGCCATATAAAACATATAAGTAAGAAAGCTATAAGCTTTCCAGCCAATAAAGGTAGATAATTTTGTAAATCTATCAATAGTTTTTCCAACATTTTTTCAAAAAAAGTTTTATCCATTTTTTACCTCACTTATTATTTTAGTCAACTTTATTAGTATAATATGTTTTTACTAAAATAACAAGAAGAATTATTTAACTCCTTATTCTACTATTGTATTTTGAAAATTAAAGTATCCTCTTTTATTAACTTCAATACCTTTTATACTTTTCTTATATGCAAAATTTTGCATAGGATATAATATTGCATAATGTGGTA harbors:
- a CDS encoding mechanosensitive ion channel family protein, with the translated sequence MDKTFFEKMLEKLLIDLQNYLPLLAGKLIAFLLICFIWPKITKFILRLLDKSRTLKNDDPLLLSFLKSLVNAIMYVIEVFLLIGIIGIKATSLVTILGTAGVAVGLALQGSLANLASGILILFFKQVSKGDFVSSLDKNIEGTVESIHILYTVIKQANGPLIFVPNTQIANASIINYSRNPYRRLDLVYSSSYDVPVDKVISVLHEVANDEKRIIKDNPDMPITITLNKHNASSLDYIFRAWVKKEDYLDTMFACNANVKKYFDKNNIEIPYNKLDLYMKK